The following are encoded in a window of Corynebacterium argentoratense DSM 44202 genomic DNA:
- a CDS encoding fumarate reductase/succinate dehydrogenase flavoprotein subunit, producing MSTHSETIAKPDFTAPASVVEGVTIGKVLTDHSPAGVPMKDAWQYHKDHMELVSPLNRRKFRIIVIGTGLSGAGAAAALGELGYDVKAFTYHDAPRRAHSIAAQGGVNSARGKKVDNDGAYRHVKDTVKGGDYRCRETDCWRLAYESVRVIDHMNAIGAPFAREYGGTLATRSFGGVQVSRTYYTRGQTGQQLQLSAAAALQRQIHLGSVEIFTHNEMVDLIVTEENGEKRCQGAVMRNLITGELTAHTAHAVILCTGGYGNVYYMSTLAKNSNASAIMRAYDRGAYMASPSFIQFHPTGLPVNSEWQSKTILMSESLRNDGRIWSPKEPKDDRDPNTIPEEERDYFLERRYPAFGNLVPRDVASRAISQQINAGLGVGPMHNSAYLDFRDAIERLGKDTIKERYSNLFQMYEETIGEDPYTTPMRIAPTCHFTMGGLWTDFNEMTSIPGLFCAGESSWTYHGANRLGANSLLSASVDGWFTLPFTVPNYLGPLLGTERLAEDAPEAQAAIERAQARIDKLMSINGNHGPEYFHRQLGDILYFSCGVARNVTDLASGIEKIRQLRKDFWSDLRITGTPDEMNQVLEYANRVADYIDLGELMCVDALDRDESCGAHFRDDHLSEDGEAERDDDNWCFVSAWEPAGENKFIRHAEPLYFDSIPLMTRNYK from the coding sequence ATGAGCACTCACTCTGAAACTATCGCTAAGCCCGACTTCACAGCTCCCGCCTCCGTGGTGGAAGGTGTGACCATCGGTAAGGTCCTCACCGACCATTCGCCTGCTGGTGTCCCCATGAAGGATGCTTGGCAGTACCACAAAGACCACATGGAGCTGGTCTCCCCGCTGAACCGTCGTAAGTTCCGCATCATCGTTATCGGTACCGGCCTGTCCGGTGCTGGTGCCGCCGCAGCCCTCGGCGAGCTCGGATACGACGTTAAGGCTTTCACCTACCACGACGCCCCGCGTCGTGCACACTCGATCGCCGCACAGGGTGGCGTTAACTCCGCCCGCGGCAAGAAGGTCGACAACGACGGTGCATACCGCCATGTTAAGGACACCGTCAAGGGTGGCGACTACCGCTGCCGTGAGACCGACTGCTGGCGTCTTGCCTACGAGTCCGTCCGCGTTATCGACCACATGAACGCTATCGGCGCCCCCTTCGCCCGCGAGTATGGCGGAACCCTCGCCACCCGTTCCTTCGGTGGTGTGCAGGTCTCCCGCACCTACTACACCCGTGGCCAAACGGGTCAGCAGCTCCAGCTGTCCGCAGCTGCAGCTCTCCAGCGCCAGATTCACCTCGGCTCCGTGGAGATCTTCACCCACAACGAGATGGTCGACCTGATCGTCACCGAAGAAAACGGTGAGAAGCGCTGCCAGGGTGCCGTCATGCGCAACCTGATCACCGGTGAGCTCACCGCTCACACCGCACACGCAGTCATCCTGTGCACCGGTGGTTACGGCAACGTCTACTACATGTCCACGCTGGCCAAGAACTCCAATGCTTCGGCCATCATGCGTGCATACGATCGCGGTGCCTACATGGCATCCCCGTCGTTCATTCAGTTCCACCCGACTGGCCTGCCGGTCAACTCCGAGTGGCAGTCCAAGACCATCCTAATGTCGGAGTCCCTCCGTAACGACGGCCGTATCTGGTCGCCGAAGGAGCCGAAGGACGATCGCGACCCCAACACCATTCCGGAAGAGGAGCGCGACTACTTCCTCGAGCGCCGTTACCCCGCATTCGGTAACCTGGTGCCCCGCGACGTCGCATCCCGTGCGATCTCTCAGCAGATCAACGCAGGCCTTGGTGTAGGCCCCATGCACAACTCGGCATACCTGGACTTCCGTGACGCCATCGAGCGCCTCGGCAAGGACACCATTAAAGAGCGCTACTCTAACCTCTTCCAGATGTACGAAGAGACCATCGGTGAGGACCCCTACACCACTCCGATGCGTATCGCTCCTACCTGCCACTTCACCATGGGTGGTCTGTGGACCGACTTCAACGAGATGACCTCCATCCCGGGCCTGTTCTGCGCAGGCGAATCATCCTGGACCTACCACGGCGCGAACCGCCTGGGTGCAAACTCTCTGCTGTCCGCATCCGTCGACGGCTGGTTCACCCTTCCGTTCACCGTCCCCAACTACCTCGGCCCCTTGCTGGGCACCGAGCGTCTCGCTGAGGACGCCCCCGAAGCACAAGCAGCAATCGAGCGCGCACAGGCACGAATCGACAAGCTGATGAGCATCAACGGTAACCACGGTCCGGAGTACTTCCACCGCCAGCTCGGTGACATCCTGTACTTCTCCTGTGGTGTGGCACGTAACGTCACCGATCTCGCCTCCGGTATCGAAAAGATCCGCCAGCTGCGCAAGGACTTCTGGTCCGACCTGCGCATCACCGGCACCCCGGACGAGATGAACCAGGTCCTCGAATACGCTAACCGCGTCGCTGACTACATTGACCTGGGCGAACTCATGTGTGTCGACGCTCTCGACCGCGATGAGTCCTGTGGTGCACACTTCCGTGACGACCACCTCTCCGAAGACGGCGAGGCTGAGCGTGACGACGACAACTGGTGCTTCGTATCCGCATGGGAGCCCGCTGGCGAGAACAAGTTCATCCGCCACGCAGAGCCCCTGTACTTCGATTCGATCCCGCTGATGACAAGGAACTACAAGTAA
- a CDS encoding succinate dehydrogenase/fumarate reductase iron-sulfur subunit, giving the protein MKLHLEIWRQAGPNTEGGFESIDVDDAVEQMSILELLDHVNEGLIESGKEPFAFASDCREGICGTCGLNVNGRPHGPEKNKPACQQRLFNFNDGDTIQLEPLRSAAYPVIKDMIVDRSALDRVMQQGGYVSVNAGTAPDADTLHMNHQTAELALDHAACIGCGACVAACPNGAAHLFTGAKLVHLSLMPLGKEERGKRARKMVDQVETSFGPCSLFGECADVCPAGIPLTAVAAINKERARSALRGKDN; this is encoded by the coding sequence ATGAAACTCCATCTTGAAATTTGGCGTCAGGCCGGACCGAACACCGAGGGCGGCTTCGAATCCATCGACGTCGACGACGCTGTCGAGCAGATGTCGATCCTGGAGCTGCTTGACCACGTCAACGAAGGCCTCATTGAGTCCGGCAAAGAGCCGTTCGCATTCGCCTCTGACTGCCGCGAAGGCATCTGTGGTACCTGTGGCCTCAACGTCAATGGTCGCCCCCACGGTCCCGAGAAGAACAAGCCTGCCTGCCAGCAGCGTCTGTTCAACTTCAACGACGGTGACACCATCCAGCTCGAGCCGCTGCGCTCCGCAGCGTACCCGGTGATCAAGGACATGATCGTCGACCGCTCCGCACTGGACCGCGTCATGCAGCAGGGTGGCTACGTCTCCGTCAACGCCGGTACCGCACCGGATGCTGACACCCTGCACATGAACCACCAGACCGCCGAGCTCGCTCTCGACCACGCAGCCTGCATCGGCTGTGGCGCTTGTGTCGCCGCCTGCCCGAACGGTGCTGCGCACCTGTTCACCGGCGCGAAGCTCGTCCACCTCTCCCTCATGCCCCTGGGCAAGGAAGAGCGCGGCAAGCGTGCCCGCAAGATGGTCGACCAGGTCGAGACCAGCTTCGGCCCCTGCTCCCTGTTCGGTGAGTGCGCTGATGTCTGCCCCGCCGGCATCCCGCTGACCGCCGTCGCAGCAATCAACAAGGAACGCGCTCGCTCCGCCCTGCGCGGCAAGGACAACTGA